Proteins encoded in a region of the Chryseobacterium piperi genome:
- a CDS encoding BrxA/BrxB family bacilliredoxin: MYPTDLVMPMKAELTDKGFTDLTTPAQVEEALKQSGTTLLVINSVCGCAAGAARPGVVYSLTGDKKPDHLTTVFAGFDTEAVSEARKHLAPFPPSSPCVALFKDGELVHMLERHHIEGNPAGAIAANLQAAYDEYC, translated from the coding sequence ATGTATCCAACAGATTTAGTAATGCCTATGAAGGCTGAACTTACAGATAAAGGTTTCACAGACTTGACAACACCAGCTCAGGTAGAAGAAGCATTAAAGCAATCAGGAACTACACTTCTTGTAATCAATTCAGTATGTGGATGTGCAGCAGGAGCAGCACGCCCAGGAGTTGTTTACTCATTAACGGGAGATAAAAAACCTGATCATTTAACAACAGTTTTCGCTGGTTTTGACACAGAAGCCGTTTCAGAAGCAAGAAAGCACTTAGCACCATTCCCTCCAAGCTCACCTTGTGTAGCTCTTTTTAAAGACGGAGAATTGGTTCATATGCTGGAAAGACATCACATTGAAGGAAATCCTGCAGGAGCAATTGCTGCAAACCTTCAAGCTGCTTACGACGAGTATTGCTAA
- a CDS encoding GatB/YqeY domain-containing protein — protein sequence MSLENIITEGIKTAMRAKDKVALDSLRAVKSQIQLLKTEAKGAEVSAEQEIAILQRMIKQRKDSYEQFTAQGRTDLAEVEDAQMKVIEKFLPQQLTSEELETEMKAIISQTGAESMKDLGKVMGVASKTLAGKSDGKSISEMAKKLLS from the coding sequence ATGAGTTTAGAAAATATAATTACTGAAGGGATAAAAACGGCAATGAGAGCAAAAGATAAAGTTGCTTTGGATTCTCTTCGTGCCGTAAAATCTCAAATCCAGCTTTTAAAAACAGAAGCAAAAGGAGCAGAAGTTTCAGCGGAGCAGGAAATTGCAATTTTGCAAAGAATGATTAAACAGCGTAAGGATTCTTACGAACAGTTTACTGCGCAGGGAAGAACAGACTTAGCTGAAGTAGAAGATGCTCAGATGAAAGTCATTGAGAAATTCTTACCTCAACAGCTTACTTCAGAAGAGCTGGAAACCGAAATGAAAGCTATTATTTCGCAGACAGGAGCTGAATCAATGAAAGATTTAGGAAAGGTAATGGGAGTTGCCTCAAAAACATTAGCCGGAAAATCTGACGGAAAAAGTATTTCCGAAATGGCTAAAAAACTCCTTTCATAA
- the ftsZ gene encoding cell division protein FtsZ produces the protein MENIGTQGFSFDLPKGNSSIIKVIGVGGGGNNALKHMYEKGIHGVDFVICNTDAQTLDNNPVSNKVQLGTTITEGLGAGADPEVGEKSAIESIEEIKAAMGQNTKMVFITAGMGGGTGTGAAPVIAKVAKDMGILTVGIVTVPFSFEGKRRLEQAENGLDKLRNNVDSLIVINNDKLRQQFGNLGFKQGFSKADEVLTNAAKGMAEVITGYFDVNIDFRDAKSVLQNSGTALMSTGTASGENKAEEAVRKALDSPLLNDNKITGAKNVLLLIRSGAEEVTMDEIGIIMDHIQKEAGNTADIIFGVGADEELGDAVSVLVIATGFSNDNKKFAGPTEKIRIGLNDKLESPKASPFKTREERETAPEQGYDFGGKNLFRLDDEDQDTTQFKVTSTEKKMTIEDEDVKTEIKFSDREEDTLDNPVQSWRNEEDEEQDAYNLFSYDEDTDPNDLEIQSFSFETEERREEPKTSSPSHSFSEEKPVEFSFFVNEPLNEPKTDYGQPKAEFSTSVDAISQIAEEPVQNFQPIKEVPAVENKPVVENKTEPETPQTSESEFTFVNKTMDQDRVIERRNKLKEFNSRYQSFDNTNEFESVPAFKRKNISIDGTNASDQNINTYLSDNNGSMQVRENRFLNKDVD, from the coding sequence ATGGAAAATATAGGCACACAAGGATTTTCATTTGATTTACCAAAAGGAAATTCATCAATCATAAAAGTAATTGGTGTTGGTGGTGGTGGAAACAATGCCCTGAAACACATGTACGAGAAAGGGATTCACGGAGTTGATTTCGTGATCTGTAATACAGATGCTCAAACTTTAGATAATAACCCTGTTTCAAATAAAGTTCAGTTAGGTACTACGATTACCGAAGGACTTGGAGCCGGCGCTGATCCTGAAGTTGGAGAAAAATCCGCAATCGAAAGTATTGAAGAAATCAAGGCTGCGATGGGACAAAACACAAAGATGGTTTTCATTACTGCCGGAATGGGAGGTGGAACCGGAACGGGTGCCGCTCCTGTTATTGCTAAAGTAGCTAAAGATATGGGAATCTTAACGGTAGGTATCGTTACTGTTCCTTTCAGCTTCGAAGGTAAAAGAAGACTTGAACAAGCCGAAAACGGACTTGATAAATTAAGAAATAATGTAGACTCATTAATTGTAATCAATAATGATAAACTAAGACAGCAGTTCGGAAACCTTGGGTTCAAACAAGGGTTTTCAAAGGCCGATGAAGTATTAACCAATGCTGCAAAAGGAATGGCAGAAGTTATTACTGGTTATTTTGATGTAAACATTGACTTTAGAGATGCAAAATCCGTACTTCAAAACTCTGGTACGGCGTTAATGTCTACTGGTACTGCTTCCGGTGAAAATAAGGCCGAAGAGGCAGTAAGAAAAGCTCTCGATTCTCCGTTATTGAATGACAATAAAATTACAGGTGCTAAAAATGTACTATTGTTGATCAGAAGTGGTGCTGAAGAAGTGACGATGGATGAAATCGGTATCATTATGGATCATATTCAGAAAGAAGCAGGAAACACTGCAGATATTATTTTTGGGGTGGGAGCTGATGAAGAATTAGGAGATGCAGTAAGCGTTCTGGTTATTGCTACTGGTTTTTCAAATGATAATAAAAAATTCGCAGGTCCTACAGAGAAAATAAGAATCGGTTTAAATGATAAGTTAGAGTCTCCGAAAGCTTCTCCTTTTAAAACAAGAGAAGAAAGAGAAACTGCTCCTGAACAAGGATATGATTTCGGAGGGAAAAACCTGTTCAGATTGGATGATGAAGACCAGGATACTACTCAGTTCAAGGTAACGTCAACCGAAAAAAAAATGACCATTGAAGACGAAGACGTTAAAACAGAAATAAAGTTCTCTGACAGAGAGGAAGATACATTAGACAATCCGGTTCAGAGTTGGAGAAACGAAGAAGATGAAGAGCAGGATGCCTACAATTTATTTTCTTATGATGAGGATACCGATCCTAACGATCTTGAGATTCAGTCGTTCTCATTTGAAACGGAAGAAAGAAGAGAGGAACCTAAGACAAGTTCTCCAAGTCATTCTTTTTCGGAAGAAAAACCTGTTGAATTCAGCTTCTTTGTTAATGAGCCTCTCAATGAGCCAAAAACAGATTACGGACAGCCAAAAGCTGAGTTTAGTACTTCTGTGGATGCAATTAGTCAAATAGCCGAAGAACCTGTTCAGAATTTTCAACCCATAAAAGAGGTTCCTGCTGTAGAAAACAAGCCTGTAGTAGAAAATAAAACTGAACCTGAAACTCCGCAAACATCAGAGAGTGAATTCACTTTCGTGAATAAGACTATGGATCAGGACAGAGTAATCGAGAGAAGAAATAAATTAAAAGAATTTAATTCCCGTTATCAAAGTTTTGATAATACGAATGAATTTGAATCTGTTCCTGCATTCAAGAGAAAAAATATCTCGATCGACGGAACTAATGCTTCAGATCAGAATATAAACACATATTTATCTGACAATAACGGTTCTATGCAGGTTAGAGAAAACAGATTCTTAAATAAAGACGTAGACTAA
- the ftsA gene encoding cell division protein FtsA has protein sequence MENQEYSVGLDIGTTKIVAIVGRRNAHGKIEVLGVGKAKSLGVHKGIVNNISQTINSIKAAVSEAQSSAGVPIHKVTVGIAGKHIRSLQHSDYIMREHPDKFITDDDIEALKDQVKKLVMLPGEEIIHVLPQEYKVDSEGEIQEPVGMHGKRLEANFHVVVGQMGSIRNIARCVREAGLEMEALTLEPLASSEAVLTKEEKEAGVAIVDIGGGTTDIAIFKDNIIRHTCVIPYGGGIITEDIKEGCSIIEKHAEQLKVKFGSAVPELEKDSTFVTIPGLHGRPDKEISLKTLAQIINARVEEILEMVNTELKAYGAFEQKKKLIAGIVLTGGGSNLKHLRQLANYTTGFDSRIGFANEYIANDKNQYLKGPEFATSIGLLMESLKIRDKKQVILEEEEAVQEKSQQEITANTSETTTTAQQVTQVQEQEVVKEQQEHKKAARLTFGQSLMEKVKKFFEEVE, from the coding sequence ATGGAAAATCAAGAGTATTCAGTAGGTCTGGACATCGGGACAACAAAGATAGTCGCGATTGTCGGAAGGAGGAATGCACACGGGAAAATAGAAGTTCTCGGTGTAGGAAAGGCCAAAAGTCTTGGAGTTCATAAGGGTATTGTGAATAATATTTCGCAGACCATTAATTCAATCAAGGCGGCTGTATCCGAAGCACAATCAAGTGCAGGAGTTCCTATCCACAAAGTTACGGTTGGTATTGCAGGAAAACACATTCGTTCATTGCAACACTCCGATTATATTATGCGTGAGCATCCGGACAAGTTTATTACGGATGACGACATCGAAGCACTGAAAGATCAGGTGAAAAAGCTGGTTATGCTGCCTGGAGAAGAAATTATTCATGTTCTTCCTCAGGAATATAAGGTGGATTCCGAAGGTGAAATTCAGGAACCGGTAGGAATGCATGGAAAACGCCTTGAGGCTAATTTTCATGTTGTCGTTGGACAAATGGGCAGTATCAGAAACATCGCAAGATGTGTAAGAGAGGCCGGACTTGAAATGGAAGCGCTTACTTTAGAGCCTTTAGCTTCTTCTGAAGCTGTTCTTACCAAAGAAGAAAAAGAAGCTGGTGTAGCTATCGTAGATATTGGTGGCGGAACCACAGATATTGCTATTTTTAAAGACAATATCATCCGTCATACCTGTGTAATCCCTTATGGTGGTGGAATCATTACCGAGGATATTAAAGAAGGCTGTTCAATTATCGAAAAACATGCAGAACAACTGAAAGTAAAATTCGGATCTGCAGTACCGGAGTTGGAAAAAGACAGTACTTTCGTTACCATTCCGGGGCTTCATGGAAGACCGGATAAAGAAATTTCTTTAAAGACCTTAGCCCAGATCATCAACGCCAGAGTAGAGGAAATCCTGGAAATGGTGAATACGGAACTGAAGGCTTACGGAGCTTTTGAACAAAAGAAAAAGCTAATTGCAGGAATTGTTCTTACAGGTGGGGGATCCAACCTGAAGCACCTGCGTCAACTAGCCAACTATACCACAGGTTTTGACAGCAGAATTGGTTTTGCCAACGAATATATCGCCAATGACAAAAACCAATACCTGAAAGGCCCTGAATTTGCAACTTCTATTGGATTACTCATGGAAAGTTTAAAAATCCGTGATAAAAAACAAGTAATCCTGGAAGAGGAAGAAGCGGTTCAGGAAAAAAGCCAACAGGAAATTACAGCCAATACTTCTGAAACGACAACAACTGCACAGCAGGTTACACAGGTTCAGGAACAGGAAGTTGTAAAAGAACAGCAGGAACATAAAAAAGCGGCAAGATTGACATTCGGACAGTCGCTTATGGAAAAAGTAAAAAAATTCTTTGAAGAAGTAGAATAA